A single genomic interval of Terriglobus albidus harbors:
- the rpoN gene encoding RNA polymerase factor sigma-54: MLLQPKLNVKISQRQVLTPGLMQMVSVLALNKLELREMINTEIVENPVLEEIESNDPSFEELAGREGDRERTAEETAVKEEKDPFEEIDFGSYFQEYLDPGFRTGNLGGEELDKPSFENFLSKPSTLTDHLLWQLGSVHLPDEVRSAAELMIGNLDENGYLVATDEELATALREQGIEHPEAALEEAHKVIGTLDPAGVGARDLKECLLMQLAAREREAEAAAERRASYRAQKEHEDDFSVEIDRRVEDVEKLAAEHRSCVMRIADAIVQQHLALLQKKDMRELVKECAQSPETVQEAVDVIRSLDPRPGQRYNNAETRLIEPDVAFVKRGDEYVVVMNEEDMPALRLNAGYRRMMHQKDADRDLKEYVKERYRSAIQLLRNIEQRKNTIVRTCEAIVRRQHDFLEKGIDGLRPMMIKEVAEEIGVHPSTVSRAVSNKYVHTPQGVYELRFFFSEGVNGPEGGDLPLVLLKRKVKKLIEDEDPRQPYTDDYLAAELQRQGIQITRRTVAKYREEMQIPSTHKRRVR; the protein is encoded by the coding sequence GTGCTCCTCCAACCCAAGCTCAACGTAAAGATCTCCCAACGCCAGGTGTTGACGCCTGGCCTGATGCAGATGGTCAGCGTATTGGCGCTGAACAAGCTTGAGCTCAGGGAGATGATCAACACTGAGATCGTCGAGAACCCTGTTCTTGAGGAGATCGAGAGCAACGACCCCTCCTTCGAAGAGCTCGCCGGACGCGAGGGCGACCGCGAGCGGACCGCCGAAGAAACTGCCGTCAAGGAGGAGAAGGACCCCTTCGAAGAGATTGATTTCGGCAGCTACTTCCAGGAGTATCTGGACCCTGGTTTCCGAACGGGCAATCTGGGCGGTGAGGAGCTGGACAAGCCTTCCTTCGAGAACTTCCTTTCCAAGCCAAGCACACTGACGGACCATCTGCTGTGGCAGCTCGGCTCCGTCCATCTGCCAGACGAGGTGCGGTCGGCCGCGGAGCTGATGATCGGCAATCTGGATGAGAACGGGTATTTAGTCGCCACCGACGAAGAGCTCGCCACGGCTTTACGAGAGCAGGGGATTGAGCATCCAGAGGCGGCGCTGGAAGAAGCCCACAAGGTGATCGGGACACTTGACCCAGCCGGTGTGGGAGCGCGTGATCTTAAGGAATGCCTGCTGATGCAGCTCGCCGCGCGCGAACGCGAGGCCGAGGCGGCTGCCGAGCGGCGTGCCTCGTACCGGGCTCAGAAAGAGCATGAGGACGACTTCTCCGTCGAGATCGATCGTCGGGTCGAGGATGTCGAGAAGCTGGCGGCAGAGCACCGTAGTTGTGTCATGCGGATCGCCGATGCGATCGTGCAGCAACATCTGGCTCTGCTGCAGAAGAAGGATATGCGCGAGCTGGTGAAGGAGTGCGCGCAGTCGCCGGAGACGGTGCAGGAGGCGGTGGACGTTATCCGCTCGCTCGATCCTCGTCCAGGCCAGCGCTACAACAATGCGGAGACGCGGCTGATTGAACCCGATGTCGCTTTCGTAAAGCGCGGCGATGAGTACGTGGTGGTGATGAATGAGGAGGATATGCCGGCGCTGCGGTTGAATGCGGGCTATCGCCGCATGATGCACCAGAAGGATGCCGACCGTGACCTGAAGGAGTACGTGAAGGAGCGGTATCGTTCGGCGATCCAGCTATTGCGGAATATCGAACAGCGGAAGAATACGATCGTGCGTACCTGCGAGGCAATCGTGCGCCGGCAGCATGATTTTCTTGAGAAGGGCATCGACGGTCTGCGGCCGATGATGATCAAGGAGGTTGCCGAGGAGATCGGCGTACATCCCTCTACGGTCAGCCGTGCGGTGTCGAATAAATATGTCCATACGCCGCAGGGCGTATACGAGCTTCGTTTCTTTTTCTCGGAAGGAGTGAATGGGCCTGAAGGTGGCGACCTTCCACTCGTACTGCTCAAACGGAAGGTAAAGAAGCTGATTGAAGATGAGGACCCGCGCCAACCTTATACGGACGACTACCTGGCCGCCGAACTGCAGCGCCAGGGAATTCAGATTACTCGTCGCACCGTTGCAAAGTACCGGGAAGAAATGCAGATTCCCAGTACCCATAAACGCAGAGTACGCTAA
- a CDS encoding ABC transporter ATP-binding protein encodes MRRIWRLLLYARPYMLYSLASVVLMAIVGAMAAFRILLVKPIFDNVLRPDALSRDVLVFHIPFWNLTLNLQWFVPNHFHHAWTVVAYALVCSALVKSICDYFGTYLVNYAGFGMITDLRNDLYNAVLRRSVAFFQRHTTGTLLSTLINDIEKVQVAMSSVLSELLQQFFTLLWTAVVVVLMGGRLSWVLLLFVPVVISSARRIGRSVRSTTRKGQDKLAEIQNILHETITGNRIVKAFGMELWEMNRFRKAARRLFSANLKSVSVQAISSPLMDAIGSVAIALLLLFGRDRILRHEMTAGSFISFLVAVFTLYDPVRKFALFYNSFQQALGASDEIFRFMDAQDDVIEKKKALPLQGFQNEIRFEHVGFAYEVDHEQKQVLRDINLDVRRGEVIAFVGPSGAGKSTLVNLIPRFFDVTEGAISVDGHDLRDVTIASLRKLIGKVTQEIVLFNDTVRNNIAYGQPDVPLARVQEAAKAALAHDFIERLPNGYDTMIGEKGARLSGGERQRLAIARALLKNAPILILDEATSALDTESESLVQAALANLMQGRTVFVIAHRLSTVRRADRIAVIEQGQITEIGSHEELLQLSGTYKRLYDLQFVNDRAVETVAEGTA; translated from the coding sequence TTGAGGCGCATCTGGAGGTTGCTGCTATACGCGCGGCCATACATGCTTTACTCGCTGGCCTCGGTCGTGCTGATGGCGATCGTCGGGGCAATGGCGGCCTTCCGCATTCTTCTGGTCAAGCCGATCTTCGACAATGTGTTGCGACCGGATGCGCTCTCGCGGGACGTTCTGGTCTTCCACATTCCGTTCTGGAACCTGACGCTCAATCTGCAATGGTTTGTACCGAATCACTTTCACCATGCCTGGACGGTGGTGGCCTATGCTCTGGTGTGTTCGGCGCTCGTGAAGAGCATCTGCGATTACTTCGGGACCTATCTGGTGAACTACGCCGGCTTCGGCATGATCACCGATCTGCGCAACGACCTCTATAACGCCGTCCTTCGCCGCTCGGTCGCGTTCTTTCAGCGGCACACGACGGGTACGCTGCTTTCGACGCTGATCAACGACATCGAAAAAGTTCAGGTTGCGATGTCGTCGGTGTTGAGTGAACTGCTGCAGCAGTTCTTCACATTATTGTGGACGGCGGTGGTCGTGGTTCTGATGGGTGGCAGGCTGAGCTGGGTGCTCCTGTTGTTTGTGCCGGTGGTGATCTCGTCGGCGCGGCGCATTGGTCGCAGTGTTCGGAGCACTACTCGGAAGGGCCAGGACAAGCTGGCCGAGATTCAGAACATCCTGCACGAGACCATCACCGGCAACCGCATCGTGAAGGCCTTCGGCATGGAGCTATGGGAGATGAACCGCTTCCGCAAGGCGGCGCGCCGTCTCTTCAGCGCCAATCTGAAGAGCGTGAGCGTGCAGGCGATTAGCTCCCCGCTAATGGACGCCATTGGGTCGGTCGCTATTGCGCTGCTGTTGTTATTTGGGCGTGATCGCATTCTGAGGCATGAGATGACGGCCGGATCATTCATCTCGTTTCTGGTGGCCGTATTCACGTTGTATGACCCGGTGCGCAAGTTTGCCCTGTTCTACAACAGCTTTCAGCAGGCACTCGGCGCCAGTGATGAGATATTCCGATTCATGGACGCTCAGGATGATGTGATCGAGAAGAAGAAGGCACTTCCCCTACAGGGCTTCCAGAACGAAATCCGGTTTGAACACGTCGGCTTTGCGTATGAGGTTGATCATGAGCAGAAGCAGGTGCTGCGGGACATCAATCTGGATGTGAGGCGTGGCGAGGTGATCGCCTTTGTCGGCCCCAGCGGCGCCGGCAAGTCGACACTGGTGAATCTGATCCCGCGCTTCTTCGATGTGACCGAAGGGGCGATCTCAGTCGATGGTCACGATCTGCGCGACGTCACCATCGCATCGTTGCGCAAGCTGATCGGCAAGGTGACGCAGGAAATCGTTCTGTTCAATGACACGGTGCGCAACAACATCGCGTATGGCCAGCCCGATGTGCCGTTAGCCCGGGTACAGGAGGCTGCGAAGGCGGCTCTGGCGCACGATTTCATTGAGCGGTTGCCGAACGGTTACGACACCATGATCGGCGAAAAGGGCGCGCGTCTCTCCGGTGGGGAACGCCAGCGTCTGGCGATTGCGCGAGCTCTGCTCAAGAATGCGCCGATCCTGATTCTGGACGAGGCGACCTCGGCGCTGGATACGGAGAGCGAGTCCCTGGTGCAGGCCGCCCTGGCCAACCTGATGCAGGGACGTACAGTATTTGTGATTGCGCATCGGTTGAGCACGGTTCGCCGCGCCGACCGCATCGCAGTGATCGAGCAAGGGCAGATTACCGAGATTGGGTCGCACGAGGAGCTGCTACAGCTCTCCGGCACGTACAAGCGGCTGTATGACCTGCAGTTCGTCAATGACCGGGCTGTTGAAACTGTTGCGGAAGGGACCGCATGA
- a CDS encoding LptA/OstA family protein, with protein sequence MRITVERLRMWLLIGAGALLLLVAGFIGYARYRTGSFLKRLPAKLGVDIKQSTNGFTYSQSVKGRTLFTVHASKMIQRTDGKVTLHDVKIIVHDGSRIDRISSNEFIYDQTNGVIQADGEVHLDLDTPEGKEEQAAVHVKTSGLVFLQKLGLAATEKPIEFAAKGVSGHATGADYSTDTGLLVLHSAVEATTEAKGRQIQMFAGWAQLDRKGQVAQLKQTRMVQGGSVGEAAEATVHLRRDGSAERIETSGGLKVTSDDGRLLTAQRSETWLSARSEPERVRLQGAVHTEQNTAERISRGDASEALVEFGAGGVAKVAHLTGGVHLTDAEGKRTSRDLRAAKVDLHFEQVEKNPVLRSAVAEGDANVLSVADGARSHFQADLLTAQFVGDRRPRASQVHGEGHARMESASAKGVTQTGASDRIDVALNAANEVESGTMSGGVTVTQASVVKGQPRQSRATGDQAVLKQDGLVELTGHPRVSDGDGSVEAERIQMQRQTQQSWAIGNVKATYARGNDPMHVIADRAEWRPQDELAIFTGGARPARLWQSNSQVEAPAITLDRGKHTALAAAGNGMVRAVLVSAATPKRPSAVYRITARQMSFSEAQHQVEFAGPVRMESADGTVSARQATVFLSASKAKTADFSGNVERVVAKEEVVIDQGQRRGTGGQLVYTAADGLAVLTGSPKVVDPQQGTITGTELSFHAADGSVVVSGASDRRVRTETQVK encoded by the coding sequence ATGCGGATAACGGTTGAGCGATTGCGGATGTGGCTGCTGATCGGTGCGGGCGCGCTGCTCTTGCTGGTGGCCGGCTTCATTGGCTATGCGCGGTATCGGACGGGAAGTTTTTTGAAGAGGCTACCGGCGAAGCTCGGTGTCGATATCAAGCAGTCGACGAATGGGTTCACCTACTCCCAGAGCGTCAAGGGCCGAACACTCTTTACCGTACATGCGTCGAAGATGATTCAGCGCACCGACGGCAAGGTGACGCTGCACGACGTCAAAATTATCGTGCATGACGGCTCCCGGATCGACCGCATCAGCAGCAACGAGTTCATCTACGACCAGACCAACGGCGTCATCCAGGCAGACGGCGAAGTTCATCTCGACCTGGACACTCCGGAAGGGAAGGAAGAGCAGGCGGCCGTACATGTGAAGACCAGCGGTCTGGTCTTTCTGCAGAAGCTGGGCCTTGCCGCCACTGAGAAACCAATCGAATTTGCCGCCAAGGGAGTAAGCGGTCACGCCACGGGCGCCGACTACAGCACCGATACCGGACTGTTGGTCTTGCACTCCGCCGTGGAGGCTACAACCGAGGCGAAGGGCCGCCAGATCCAGATGTTCGCCGGTTGGGCTCAGCTTGACCGCAAGGGACAGGTTGCGCAACTGAAGCAGACTCGGATGGTGCAGGGCGGCTCCGTCGGAGAAGCCGCTGAGGCAACCGTGCATCTTCGCCGGGATGGTTCGGCCGAGCGGATTGAAACCTCCGGAGGGCTAAAGGTCACCTCCGACGATGGGCGCCTGCTGACGGCGCAGCGCAGCGAGACATGGCTGAGTGCCCGCAGTGAACCGGAACGGGTTCGGCTTCAGGGGGCAGTGCACACGGAGCAGAACACTGCCGAACGGATTTCGCGCGGCGATGCGTCCGAGGCTCTGGTGGAGTTCGGAGCAGGTGGCGTGGCAAAGGTAGCCCACCTGACTGGAGGCGTGCACCTGACAGATGCGGAGGGGAAGCGGACCTCGCGGGACCTGCGTGCCGCCAAGGTTGACCTCCACTTCGAGCAGGTGGAGAAGAATCCCGTGCTGCGCTCAGCGGTGGCTGAGGGAGATGCCAATGTGTTGAGCGTTGCCGATGGAGCGCGCAGCCACTTCCAGGCGGATCTGCTGACGGCGCAGTTTGTCGGCGACCGGCGGCCTCGTGCGTCGCAGGTCCATGGTGAGGGGCATGCCCGCATGGAATCGGCCTCAGCGAAGGGTGTCACCCAGACCGGTGCTTCCGATCGCATCGATGTTGCACTGAATGCCGCCAATGAGGTGGAATCGGGCACGATGTCCGGCGGCGTAACCGTGACGCAGGCCAGCGTGGTGAAGGGACAGCCTCGTCAGAGCAGGGCGACGGGCGATCAGGCGGTGTTGAAGCAGGACGGCCTGGTTGAGCTGACAGGGCATCCCCGTGTCAGTGACGGAGACGGAAGTGTAGAGGCGGAACGGATCCAGATGCAGCGTCAGACGCAGCAATCCTGGGCCATTGGCAATGTGAAAGCGACCTATGCCCGCGGCAACGACCCCATGCACGTAATCGCGGACCGCGCTGAGTGGAGACCTCAGGACGAACTGGCGATCTTCACCGGTGGAGCCCGCCCGGCCCGTCTGTGGCAGTCGAACTCCCAGGTCGAGGCACCCGCGATCACGCTCGACCGTGGGAAGCATACGGCTTTGGCCGCGGCAGGCAATGGCATGGTGCGAGCGGTACTGGTCTCGGCGGCTACTCCGAAGCGTCCCTCGGCGGTCTATCGCATTACAGCCCGTCAGATGAGCTTCAGCGAAGCCCAACACCAGGTGGAGTTTGCCGGACCTGTTCGGATGGAGAGCGCCGACGGCACTGTCAGCGCGCGGCAGGCGACAGTCTTTCTTTCTGCCTCCAAAGCAAAAACGGCTGATTTCAGCGGCAACGTGGAGCGGGTAGTCGCCAAAGAAGAGGTTGTGATCGACCAGGGACAGCGCCGGGGTACGGGCGGCCAGTTGGTCTATACGGCGGCCGATGGACTGGCCGTTCTTACCGGATCTCCTAAAGTGGTGGATCCGCAACAGGGGACGATCACCGGGACGGAATTGAGCTTCCACGCAGCGGATGGTAGCGTGGTTGTATCGGGCGCGAGCGACCGGCGTGTGCGTACCGAAACGCAGGTGAAGTAA
- the hpf gene encoding ribosome hibernation-promoting factor, HPF/YfiA family — translation MHVEYTARKVVVTKKLKALAEEGLKRIEKLVDDTAKVHIFLNCEKYRCSVEITLKTKLKDIAALCISPEAEIALRDALDKIEKQVLKQKKTIVTRKRHPQGDKLTAGTVRLSGDEARAATDKVSAMPAARKSKLNGHANGKVAVIAHSFPQMASLPEPHIIRSLDSVAMRPMTLEEALKEAHYRDKDIFIFRNRTGQLLVLHRMRDGKMELIETPA, via the coding sequence ATGCACGTGGAATACACCGCACGAAAGGTCGTTGTTACCAAGAAGCTGAAGGCCCTGGCTGAAGAGGGTTTGAAGCGGATTGAAAAGCTGGTCGACGATACAGCCAAAGTCCACATCTTTTTAAACTGCGAAAAGTACCGCTGCAGCGTGGAAATCACCTTGAAGACCAAGCTGAAAGACATCGCAGCCTTGTGCATCTCACCGGAAGCGGAGATCGCGTTGCGCGACGCTCTGGACAAGATCGAGAAGCAGGTCTTGAAGCAGAAGAAGACTATCGTGACACGGAAACGCCACCCCCAGGGAGATAAGCTGACGGCGGGCACCGTCCGGCTGAGCGGTGACGAAGCCCGCGCCGCGACGGACAAGGTCTCCGCAATGCCGGCCGCCCGAAAGTCGAAGCTGAACGGCCACGCCAACGGCAAGGTGGCCGTGATAGCGCATAGCTTCCCGCAGATGGCCAGCCTGCCGGAGCCACACATCATTCGCTCGCTGGATTCGGTGGCGATGCGCCCTATGACCCTGGAGGAGGCGCTGAAGGAAGCACACTACCGCGATAAGGACATCTTTATCTTCCGTAACCGGACGGGGCAGTTGTTGGTGCTGCATCGTATGCGTGACGGCAAGATGGAGCTGATTGAGACGCCGGCGTAG
- a CDS encoding YicC/YloC family endoribonuclease, whose amino-acid sequence MSLAYSMTGFARIQGSVAEGVGFTLSLKSVNHRFLDLHMRLPAGCDALEMQLRKLLKEQLRRGHVEVTLQLDRQRQRTLQYDRTAVAAYVDAYRRAAEENSLSGEPDLSSILRMPGVFSSDGEDSELRPEQIEAAVLQEVEPLIASLRSMRAQEGAALVAELDTCMVRIGAVADEVNTLRVDVRASYYERIRTRIAELTEGVSISEERLLSEAAIMAERSDVEEEIVRLKTHVDHFRGLLAAGGELGKKLDFLLQELNRESNTLLSKTSGANTANGLRITELGLELKTVIEKAREQVQNLE is encoded by the coding sequence ATGAGTCTTGCATATTCGATGACGGGGTTTGCCCGTATTCAAGGCAGTGTGGCTGAGGGCGTTGGATTTACGCTCTCGCTGAAGAGTGTCAACCACCGTTTCCTCGATCTGCATATGCGCCTTCCCGCCGGTTGCGATGCGCTGGAGATGCAGCTTCGCAAGCTGCTCAAGGAGCAGTTGCGCCGCGGCCATGTCGAGGTAACACTGCAGCTCGATCGCCAGCGGCAGCGCACACTGCAGTATGACCGTACCGCTGTGGCCGCGTATGTCGACGCGTATCGTCGGGCGGCGGAGGAGAATAGCCTGTCCGGCGAACCGGACCTCTCCAGCATTCTGCGCATGCCCGGAGTGTTCAGCTCGGATGGCGAAGATTCTGAGCTGAGGCCGGAGCAGATTGAGGCGGCTGTGCTGCAGGAGGTGGAACCGCTGATTGCCTCGCTGCGGTCAATGCGGGCCCAGGAGGGTGCGGCGCTCGTGGCCGAGCTCGATACCTGCATGGTGCGTATCGGGGCTGTTGCAGACGAAGTGAACACGCTGCGGGTCGACGTGCGCGCCAGCTACTACGAGCGTATCCGGACCCGGATTGCGGAGCTGACCGAAGGCGTCAGTATCAGCGAAGAGCGTCTGCTCTCCGAGGCCGCGATCATGGCCGAACGCAGTGACGTGGAAGAGGAGATCGTCCGGCTGAAGACCCACGTCGACCACTTCCGTGGCCTGCTCGCCGCCGGTGGAGAATTGGGGAAGAAACTCGACTTCCTGCTGCAGGAACTGAACCGGGAATCAAATACGCTGCTCTCCAAGACCAGCGGAGCCAACACGGCAAATGGCCTCAGGATCACCGAGCTTGGCCTGGAGCTCAAGACGGTGATCGAAAAGGCAAGGGAACAGGTACAGAACCTGGAATAA
- the lptB gene encoding LPS export ABC transporter ATP-binding protein — translation MRRLSTDEIGKSYGGRPVVRGVSLHVSQGEVVGLLGPNGAGKTTSFYMMVGLVRPDIGRVLSDGVDISRVPMYMRARKFGISYLPQEPSVFRKLSVEENIMAVLEAQQLSPETRRTRQEKLIEQLNLGPVRKTQGYALSGGLRRRVEIARCLCIQPAFILLDEPFSGIDPIAVLDLQEIIFDLKTSGIGVLITDHNVRETLSVTDRAYIINEGKIFREGTPGELGRDPEVKRIYLGEGFSL, via the coding sequence ATGCGCAGGCTGTCAACAGATGAGATCGGAAAGAGCTATGGCGGCCGGCCAGTAGTACGCGGGGTCAGCCTGCACGTCAGCCAGGGCGAGGTCGTCGGCCTATTGGGCCCCAATGGGGCGGGCAAGACGACAAGTTTCTACATGATGGTGGGCCTGGTGCGGCCCGATATCGGCCGGGTGCTCTCAGATGGCGTCGATATCAGCCGGGTTCCCATGTATATGCGGGCCCGGAAGTTCGGCATCAGCTATCTGCCACAGGAACCTTCGGTCTTCCGCAAGCTCTCGGTCGAAGAGAACATCATGGCGGTTCTGGAGGCGCAACAGCTCTCGCCCGAGACACGGCGGACGCGTCAGGAAAAGCTGATCGAGCAGCTCAATCTGGGCCCAGTCCGTAAGACCCAGGGGTATGCGCTCTCCGGCGGTCTGCGCCGCCGCGTGGAGATCGCCCGCTGCCTGTGTATCCAGCCGGCTTTCATCCTTCTGGATGAGCCGTTTTCGGGAATCGATCCGATCGCGGTGCTGGATCTGCAGGAGATCATCTTTGACCTGAAGACCAGCGGGATCGGAGTTTTGATCACCGACCATAACGTCCGGGAGACGCTGAGTGTCACCGACCGCGCTTACATCATTAATGAGGGCAAAATCTTCCGGGAGGGAACTCCAGGTGAACTTGGACGCGATCCGGAGGTCAAGCGCATCTATTTGGGAGAGGGGTTTTCGTTGTAG
- a CDS encoding GGDEF domain-containing protein: MATPPAKLASTPVSRRTTVTYVTALLLIAALSISSHLLTNTIIQRQSATAGTVNMAGRQRMLAQRIFRISLQMADGSEDFVQARVELINAITQMERERDNLLHGSVSPRILPPATPRLQTIYFDGQDSLEHLGDQFLDHAKHFAATRHEGVSLGNEDLNAIGFLLQQKLLPALEMAVTAYQADSEEAIQRLNHTMLLLLCFMLLLLLTEALFIYQPLFHRLKVSYDALITAARTDPLTGSLNRRAFLEECAKIFQRFRRTGSPIAMLALDLDHFKSINDTWGHATGDRVILEFVGATLSCLRPHDRMGRLGGEEFSILLPNTHPETALELAESIRSTVASLPITAETGEELHFSVSIGIAASLPGDGDIFAVLARADRNLYIAKEQGRNRTAMA, translated from the coding sequence ATGGCTACCCCTCCGGCCAAATTGGCCAGTACGCCTGTTTCGCGGCGCACCACGGTCACCTACGTCACCGCCCTGCTACTCATTGCGGCTCTGTCGATCAGTTCCCACCTGCTGACCAACACCATCATCCAGCGCCAGTCTGCAACGGCCGGCACCGTGAATATGGCGGGAAGGCAACGCATGCTGGCTCAACGCATCTTCCGCATCTCCCTGCAGATGGCCGATGGATCGGAAGACTTTGTTCAAGCGCGGGTTGAGCTGATTAATGCCATTACCCAGATGGAACGGGAACGTGACAATCTGCTGCACGGATCCGTCTCTCCGCGAATTCTCCCTCCTGCCACTCCGCGGCTGCAGACCATCTACTTCGACGGGCAAGACTCTCTCGAACATCTCGGCGACCAGTTCCTCGACCACGCCAAGCATTTCGCTGCAACCAGGCATGAAGGAGTTAGCCTCGGCAACGAAGACCTTAACGCAATTGGTTTCCTGTTGCAGCAGAAACTTTTGCCCGCGCTGGAGATGGCGGTTACCGCCTATCAGGCGGACAGCGAAGAGGCCATCCAGCGGCTGAACCACACCATGCTGCTTCTGCTCTGCTTCATGTTGCTCTTGCTACTCACTGAGGCGCTTTTCATCTATCAGCCGCTCTTCCACCGGCTTAAAGTTTCCTACGATGCCCTTATCACCGCCGCACGCACTGACCCGCTGACTGGCTCGCTGAACCGTCGTGCCTTTCTGGAGGAGTGCGCCAAGATCTTTCAACGGTTCCGGCGCACCGGTTCTCCCATTGCCATGCTGGCGCTGGATCTTGACCACTTCAAATCCATCAACGACACCTGGGGCCATGCCACCGGAGACCGCGTCATCCTCGAATTCGTCGGAGCCACCCTGAGCTGCCTTCGTCCGCACGATCGTATGGGCCGACTCGGAGGAGAAGAGTTTTCCATTCTTCTTCCCAACACTCATCCCGAGACCGCCCTCGAACTCGCCGAGTCCATCCGCTCCACCGTAGCCTCTCTCCCGATCACCGCCGAGACTGGAGAAGAGCTTCATTTTTCCGTTTCTATCGGCATTGCAGCTTCCCTGCCGGGAGACGGCGACATCTTTGCCGTGCTCGCTCGCGCCGACCGTAACCTATACATAGCCAAGGAACAAGGCCGCAATCGCACTGCCATGGCATAG
- the rapZ gene encoding RNase adapter RapZ, producing the protein MPKKGTTRAASPKKKSDGKDRLVILTGLSGSGKLSALKAFEDLGFYSVDNLPLELVPRFADLVRQSHEIDRAALVVDVREGMKLDAFPAILKEVRKVLDTRVVFLEATDEVLLRRFSETRRPHPLGRNDTVLQSIQRERKRLDPIRNVADVILDTTKFNVHELRTHINQQFDRGDTDQNLLVSSISFGFKNGVPPEADLVFDVRFLPNPHFIPEFRKETGLNPKVARYVKRFPQTKEFLDKTTDLMKFLLPFYVKEGKSYLTIAFGCTGGQHRSVAIAEEMKKRLEAAGYRVKTGHRDMPR; encoded by the coding sequence ATGCCAAAGAAGGGTACGACGCGGGCGGCATCCCCAAAGAAGAAATCGGATGGAAAGGACAGGCTCGTCATTCTGACGGGCTTGTCCGGTTCCGGCAAACTCAGTGCTCTGAAGGCATTTGAGGACCTTGGGTTCTACTCGGTCGACAACCTGCCGCTGGAACTGGTCCCCAGGTTTGCCGACCTGGTGCGGCAGTCGCACGAGATCGATCGTGCCGCTCTCGTGGTGGATGTGCGCGAGGGCATGAAGCTCGACGCATTTCCCGCAATCCTGAAAGAAGTCCGCAAAGTACTGGATACCAGAGTTGTCTTCCTGGAGGCGACCGACGAGGTACTGTTGCGCCGGTTCAGCGAGACGCGCCGGCCGCATCCGCTGGGACGGAACGATACGGTGTTGCAGTCGATCCAGCGGGAGCGGAAGCGGCTCGATCCCATCCGGAATGTGGCCGATGTCATTCTGGACACCACCAAGTTCAATGTCCACGAGCTGCGAACCCATATTAACCAGCAGTTCGACCGTGGAGATACCGATCAGAACCTGCTGGTAAGCTCCATCAGCTTCGGCTTCAAGAATGGTGTACCGCCGGAGGCTGACCTCGTCTTCGATGTGCGTTTCCTGCCGAATCCGCACTTCATCCCCGAGTTCCGCAAGGAAACCGGGCTGAACCCGAAGGTGGCGCGCTACGTGAAGCGCTTCCCGCAGACGAAGGAGTTCCTGGACAAGACCACCGATCTGATGAAGTTTCTGCTGCCGTTCTACGTCAAGGAAGGCAAGAGCTACCTGACCATCGCCTTTGGATGTACCGGTGGCCAGCATCGGTCGGTCGCAATCGCCGAAGAGATGAAAAAGCGGCTGGAGGCTGCGGGCTATCGGGTCAAGACCGGACACAGGGACATGCCGCGTTGA